CGAGATTCAGGGGACGACTCAGAACAATCACGACCAGACAGTTAATGCCCGCAAAATGGCGGCTGAGGCCCAGGTTGCGGCGGATACCGGTGGACTGGCCGTTAAGAAACTGACCGCAGCAATGCAGGAACTCACGGTATCCAGCGGGCAAGTGGCCAAGATCGTCAAAACGATCGATGAGATTGCCTTCCAGACCAACATCCTCGCGCTCAACGCCGCGGTTGAGGCCGCCCGTGCTGGTGAGGCGGGGGCCGGTTTCGCGGTCGTGGCCGAAGAAGTGCGCAGCCTCGCGCAGCGCAGCGCCCAAGCGGCCAAGGAGACGGCGGATAAAATCTCCGCCGCCATGACCCGCAGCGACGAAGGGGCGCGCATCAGCGCGGACGTGGCCAACAGCCTGACGACAATCACCGAAAAAGTGCAGCAGCTCAACGGCATCATCGAATCGCTGGACGGTTCTTCCACCCAACAAACCGAGGGGATCGCCCAGATCAACGATGCCTTCGTGCAGATGGACAAGGGCACCCAGGGCAATGCCGCCGCTGCGGAGGAGGCCTCGGCCGCCGCTCTGGCAATGAACCAGCAGGCAGTGGCCCTGAACGAGTTGGTGGCAGACCTGATGCGGTTGTCCGGCGGACGCCGCGAATTCGATCATCTCGGACAGGTTGGCCAGCTTCAACCCGAGGGGAAACGACACCGGGATGAAGCGCTCCGGAAAGAACCGGCGGTGAAGTCGCCGCCTGCCAAGGTGGACTCGCCCATCAAATCACGCTTGGAGGGCGTGTCTGCCGGGGCCCATGCAACCGAGGACTTCTTCAAGTAAGCCGTGGACGAACGGACTCGCGAGCGCGCATCGCGAGTCTTTCAAACATTTCCTCTTCCGAAAGATTGGCCGGCCAGCCATAGGCGGCGAGGACGGCGCCGTTGAGTGCACCGGCATCGCCACCCCGGGTGGCGCGGACGATGGCGTGGCGGTGCTCCTCCTGTATCTTGCTGAGGGCGGAGAGCGGGGTGGTGGGCGGCCAGGGGAAGGGAAACGATTCGATCGCGATCAGAGGTTGCGCGCGGTGGCGCGCCCACCAGGACGCGAAGACTGGAGATGACAGAATTCCGTGCGTGAAGTCATCTTCGCGGGCCACGACCAGCAGCGAGGCGTCGGGCAGGACTTCCTCCTCAATCCAGCGCCAATCGGGTGCATCGGCCCCGACCGGCAGGGCGAGCCAGCGCGAGACGCGGGCGAGGGCGCGGCGCAGGGCGGGCTGGGTGTGGGGATTCCGCCACGCGCCGGCGCGCTTTTGCAGCAGCGCGAAAGGCTGCTCGTAGAGCGCGGCTTCCTGCGCGGTGAAGTGCCCGGGAAAATCGACCTGACAGGATTCGACTGGCTCGCCGTCAACCACGGCGAGGCGACCGCGCAGGACGTCGATGTTGGGCCGGCCGCAGGCGTTGGCGGCGGCGAGGAGTTTCTGTGCCTCGCGGTCGGTGAGTTGCGCCGGGGCCCACGCGGGCTCGCCGAGGAAGGCGAGGCCGGCGTTTTCGGGGAGGGCGGCGGGGACGGGCATCGAAAGGAAGAATCAAACAGGGGAATGTCCGAGGCAAGAGCTGCGGGATGGAGGGGCGACCCTGGGGCCGACCTAGCACCCGAGGTCGCCGCAAGTGACGATCCTGCAAATTCAATCTGCGAATTCTATCTTCGGATTGGTCTTCAGGAATTCGGCGATGGCGGCGGTGAAGGTGTCGCCGAACTCGGCGCGCTTCTTCTCGCCGATGCCGGTGATGCCCTCCAACTGGCCGACGCGCGTCGGGTAGCGCCGGGCGAGTTCGCGCAGTGTCGTGTCGCCGAAGATGATGTAGGCGGGCACGCCGCGCTCGTCGGCGAGCTGCTTGCGCAGCTCGCGCAGCCGGGCGAAGAGAATCTCGTCGCATTCGATCTCGCCCTCGCGGTGGGTGACGCGCTTGGCCTTGGGCAGGGCGAGGGGCTTGGTGAGCGTGACGGCGGCGCGCGTGCGGAGGACATTCAGGCCGGCCTCGGTCAGTTCGAGGATCGGAAATTCACCCTCGGCCTGCGCGACGTAGCCTAGGCGCATGAGTTCGCGGCCCACGGCGGCCCAGGCGGGACGTGCGAGGTCTTTGCCGATGCCGTAGGTGGAAAGCTGCTGGTGACCCCAGCGCTGGATCTTCTCGGTGTCAGCGCCGGTCAGCACCTCGACGATGTGATTCAGGCCGACGCCGAAGCGCCCGGTCTGGCGGATGCGGTAGATGCAGGAGAGGAATTTCTGCGCGAGGACCGTGCCGTCGTAGGTTTCGCGGGGTTCGAGGCAATTGTCACACGCGGCGCAGTTGTCGGTGGCGAAGCCCTCGCCGAAGTATTCGAGCAGCTCGCGGCGGCGGCAGCCGGCGCTCTCGGCGTAGTGGAGGATCTGGCGGAGCTGGGCGCGGGCGACCTGCTTCTCCTGGTCGTCGGTGATCTCCTCGATGAAGTGCGTTTGCTTGGCGGCGTCGCCGCCGCTGAAGAGCAGGAGGCAGTCGGCGGGCAGGCCGTC
This DNA window, taken from Oleiharenicola lentus, encodes the following:
- a CDS encoding methyl-accepting chemotaxis protein, which codes for MNTWSLGRRVGAGFSLVLVIVVALAATSIREFNLISDSAHFLAESGIPKAMSLQRIQGLIRENLGLVQAYGHAEDKAAVDAEVAGNVAEIDRLVTDYASRLIQSGEQHRFAEFKALRAEWVVAFKQFLGLQKQGQREAAEEWLKHQVLPAYHEVDEILEGMVEDSARVLASSEQQIMADVRIGIGAAWAWGIGALLAGISVGVGVSLSTSRLLRRTADVMITGSQEVVAAAGQVSGAAAALASGATEQAAALEQASASMTEIQGTTQNNHDQTVNARKMAAEAQVAADTGGLAVKKLTAAMQELTVSSGQVAKIVKTIDEIAFQTNILALNAAVEAARAGEAGAGFAVVAEEVRSLAQRSAQAAKETADKISAAMTRSDEGARISADVANSLTTITEKVQQLNGIIESLDGSSTQQTEGIAQINDAFVQMDKGTQGNAAAAEEASAAALAMNQQAVALNELVADLMRLSGGRREFDHLGQVGQLQPEGKRHRDEALRKEPAVKSPPAKVDSPIKSRLEGVSAGAHATEDFFK